tttcaccctatgcccctgttacctagcagtaaataggtacctgggagttagtcagctgtcacgggctgcttgctgggtgtgtgtatgtggggtgtgggaaaaaaatagtagtagtagaaacagttgattgacagttgagaggcgggccgaaagagctgagctcaacccccgctagcacaactaagtGATTACACTGTACCTCCACgcacactgtacctccccacacacacacactgtacctccacgcacactgtacctccccacacacacaaactgttcCTCCACgcacactgtacctccccacacacacaaactgtacCTCCACgcacactgtacctccccacaCGCAAACTGTACCTCCACgcacactgtacctccccacacacacacacacacactgtacctccccacacgcacactgtacctccccatacacacacactgtaccgccacgcacactgtacctccccacacacacactgtacctccccacacacacaaactgtacCTCCACgcacactgtacctccccacacacagtacctccccacacactgtacctccccacatactgtacctcccccacacactgtacctcccctcacacacactgtacctccacgcacactgtacctccccacacactgtacctccccacacacacaaactgtacCTCCACgcacactgtacctccccacacacacaaactgtacCTCCACgcacactgtacctccccacacacacaaactgtacCTCCACgcacactgtacctccccacacacacaaactgaacCTCCACgcacactgtacctccccacacacacaaactgaacCTCCACgcacactgtacctccccacacacacaaactgtacCTCCACgcacactgtacctccccacacacacaaactgaacCTCCACgcacactgtacctccccacacacacaaactgaacCTCCACgcacactgtacctccccacacacacaaactgaacCTCCACgcacactgtacctccccacacacacaaactgaacCTCCACgcacactgtacctccccacacacacaaactgtacCTCCACgcacactgtacctccccacacacacaaactgaacCTCCACgcacactgtacctccccacacacacaaactgtacCTCCACgcacactgtacctccccacacacacaaactgtacctccccacacgcacactgtacctccccacacacacacacactgtacctccccacacacacactgtacctccccacacacacactgtacctccccacacacacactgtacctccccacacacacactgtacctccccacacacacacacactgtacctctccacacacacacactgtacctccccacacacacacacactgtacctccccacacacacactgtacctccccacacacacacactgtacctcccaacacacacacactgtacctccccacacacacacactgtacctccccacacacacacactgtacctccccacacacacacactgtacctccccacacacacacacactgtacctccccacacacacacacactgtacctccccacacacacacactgtacctccccacacacacacacactgtacctccccacacacacacacactgtacctccccacacacacacacactgtacctccccacacacacacactgtacctccccacacacacacacactgtacctccccacacacacacactgtacctccccacacacacacacactgtacctccccacacacacacacactgtacctccccacacacacacacactgtacctccccacacacacacactgtacctcagggtgAAGCAATATATTGGGTGACAGTTACAGGAACCAAAGAGAGCTTGGGAGGTggaagtggacgtaacaccaGACTCACATTACCACACTAACATCGGCTACATGGACCTAACCCGTCAACATAAAGTTGGTTTGCAAAACCAACTTTAACAAATCCTTCAGAATATTGTACACGGCGTACGTTAGACCAGTTGTATAGTATACATCGCCTGCGTCGAACACGATAACGCAAATGAAGACAATTGAGAAGGTTCAAAATATATACGACAGGACAGGCACCAAAGACAGTagaaatttaaaataattagaaTAAATTAACTAAATCTTTGTTGATCTAGTATGTTCTAGAACTAGAGACGGAGGCGCcagccatcctgcactgtgttagGTTCATTATGACAGAGAACGGAGAGTCTACAGGTATAACTACACTAGGCACAACATCTCCGTAGCGAacctctcaaaaaaaaaaaaaaaaacacgaaaaAAACACACACGAATTTCTTCTTCAAATAATAAACTCTCAACTATAATCCGATTTTCTTGGTAGTCTGAGAATTACTTCCAGTTCATGCAATAATCCTCGCATGCAAACAATGTGGGCGCTCTACGGTGTAATGGGGATTCAGTGAGATTTGCCGTCAAAAGTAAATTATTTCATGAATTATTGAGAGTTTACACCTTGATCCTCTCATGATAAGTTGGGGGAATAAAACAGGTGACAGGTAAAGTGCACTTGCGTTCTGCAAGCAAGGAGACAGGTGAGTTTGTAACGTGTAATTGAATTCTGTTCTGTGAACTTTGACAGTCATTTTGAATTGTATTTATTTTGTAATTGTGACAATTGTTGTTAGTAATGGGTGAAGCGGACGCTGTGAGGTACAAGCACTGTGAAGGGTACTAGCACTATGAGGGGTACTAGCACTGTGAGGGGTACTAGCACTGTGAAGGGTACTAGCACTGTGAGGGGTACTAGCACTGTGAAGGGTACTAGCACTCTGAGGGGTACTAGCACTGTGAGGGGTACTAGCACTGTGAGGGGTACTAGCACTGTGAAGGGAACTAGCACTGTGAGGGGTACTAGCACTGTGAGGGGTACTAGCACTGTGAAGGGTACTAGCACTGTGAGGGGTACTAGCACTGTGAGGGGTACTAGCACTGTGAGGGGTACTAGCACTATGAGGGGTACTAGCACTGTGAGGGGTACTAGCACTGTGAGGGGTACTAGCACTGTGAAGGGTACTAGCACTATGAGGGGTACTAGCACTGTGAGGGGTACTAGCACTGTGAAGGGTACTAGCACTGTGAGGGGTACTAGCACTGTGAAGGGTACTAGCACTATGAGGGGTACTAGCACTGTGAGGGGTACTAGCACTGTGAGGGGTACTAGCACTGTGAAGGGTACTAGCACTATGAGGGGTACTAGCACTGTGAGGGGTACTAGCACTGTGAAGGGTACTAGCACTGTGAGGGGTACTAGCACTGTGAGGGGTACTAGCACTGTGAGGGGTACTAGCACTGTGAGGGGTACTAGCACTGTGAGGGGTACTAGCACTGTGAAGGGTACTAGCACTGTGAAGGGTACTAGCACTGTGAAGGATACTAGCACTGTGAAAGGTACTAGCACTGTGAAGGGTACTAGCACTGTGAAGGGCACTAGCACTGTGAAGGGTACTAGCACTGTGAGGGGTACTAGCACTGTGAAAGGTACTAGCACTGTGAAGGGTACTAGCACTGTGAAGGGTACTAGCACTGTGAAGGGTACTAGCACTGTGAAAGGTACTAGCACTGTGAAGGGTACTAGCACTGTGAGGGGTACTAGCACTGTGAGGGGTACTAGCACTGTGAGGGGTACTAGCACTGTGAAGGGTACTAGCACTGTGAAGGGCACTAGCACTGTGAAGGGTACTAGCACTGTGAAGGGTACTAGCACTGTGAAGGGCACTAGCACTGTGAAGGGCACTAGCACTGTGAAGGGCACTCTCATTATAAATCACCAGAGACCTCATTATATAttaaaaatctaaacttattttttttataaaaagtatAGATTACGGATAGATCTAATCGAAACTTTTCCTAAACTGACGAGTTTTGATAAGTTCAAACAATAAGATCTTCTCGAGACACAGAAAGTTTTGTTCATGGCAAAATTCCACTAAACGTCTTGAAAGCAACTTTCATATTACAaaacataaaatttctctcccccTCTTTTAAATTTGCTTCAGAATCCAATTTTAATTGATACTGAAGGAACCATGAGCATTTGTGTTCACTTAAGCAGTTCTGGTCAGAGCGTGACCAGTTCTCCAgcctcttaacacacacacattccagggAATGTTATACAGTATCAGATGGGGAATCCGGATCAGATGATAATAAGCCCTCAGTGCTCTTCCATTACCGTCAGCCCAGTATATACCAGTTAGTAATTATCGCCAAAACATTAATCGTCATCCAAATCGGCAAATCCGTTCAGGCGCTAGAGCGATAGCACCAGAAAAAAAATACTCACAGAATCTAAAACTAATAGATTCACAGACCCCACAGGTTTAACACTCACAGAccaacaacttttttttttttgagatatatacaagagttgttacattcttgtacagccactagtacgcgtagcgtttcgggcaagtccttaatcctatggtccctggaatacgatcccctgccgcgaagaatcgttttttcatgcaagtacacattttactgttgcgttaaacagaggctacagttaaggaattgcgcccagtaaatcctctccggccaggatacgaacccatgacagcgctcgcggaacgccaggcgagtgtcttaccactacaccacggagactgcttacaTATTAACATATTATAGCTTGATATATTAACAGATCCACAGACTCACTGATACagttaaaatataatttaattcggGGGTTTTAACAGTAAAAACATCCATTACCATTCAAGTTATAAAGCAGATCTCGAGCACAGCACTACAATACTGGGTCCTGTACTGTGTCTAAATAGGAAATTAAGGTTATACGCGGTGGCAACACCTCTTAGCTGCTTAAGGCCGAGAAGTAAGACTAAATGTGTGAATACATTAGAGCCCAATGTAAAGTTGCTGTGTGGTTTATATTGTGTAAGTTGAGGCAAGTGAGAATGATGTTCCTCTGTCATGCCTGTTTGTTAACCCGTGTTTCTATTTGCCGCTTTACCTGTCTGTCCTGTCTGTTTGGTTGTCAGTCCGCCTGTTTTTCTGAATGTCCGTCTGTTAGTCCTCTTGTCTCTGTATGATCGTCTCTGTGTCTGCTGTTTGCTAGTGCCTGCTCAACCTGCCTGTCTGCATAGCTCTCTATGATCGCATCGTCTGTCCGACCCTCTGCTTGCATCGTCTGCCTGTttgtattatctgtctgtatgtccGACCCTCTGCTTGCATCGTCTGCCTGTttgtattatctgtctgtatgtccGACCTTCTGCTTGCATCGTCTGTCTGTTTTTTAAATCACATTTTTTTCACCTCAGTCACTAGTCACGTTCGTAAATAAGAACTTTCCTTGCACTTGAGCAGATGTCATCGTTGTAGCGACAGGGAAACGAGCAAAAACTTTCAACTCGGTGAAGTTTGTCGAGCTGCGCTTCCCGCTCTTCTTGTCACCTCTTGGGGCTTTGAGATACAGCGATGGTCACCTGTTGTCCTTTGTTGAACTTGTTTGTTTGGGGGAGAACCTCTGTGTGTTCTTGTTGAcgtggctgtgtgtgtactcccctagttgtgcttgcgg
The window above is part of the Procambarus clarkii isolate CNS0578487 chromosome 16, FALCON_Pclarkii_2.0, whole genome shotgun sequence genome. Proteins encoded here:
- the LOC123751327 gene encoding putative per-hexamer repeat protein 5 — protein: MRGTSTVRGTSTVKGTSTVRGTSTVKGTSTMRGTSTVRGTSTVRGTSTVKGTSTMRGTSTVRGTSTVKGTSTVRGTSTVRGTSTVRGTSTVRGTSTVRGTSTVKGTSTVKGTSTVKDTSTVKGTSTVKGTSTVKGTSTVKGTSTVRGTSTVKGTSTVKGTSTVKGTSTVKGTSTVKGTSTVKGTSTVRGTSTVRGTSTVRGTSTVKGTSTVKGTSTVKGTSTVKGTSTVKGTSTVKGTSTVKGTLIINHQRPHYILKI